A single Natrinema pellirubrum DSM 15624 DNA region contains:
- a CDS encoding amino acid permease, whose protein sequence is MTKDLERDLGLASVMAISIGAMIGSGIFILPALAIKIAGPGVVIAYLLAGLLVVPAALSKSEMATAMPEAGGTYIYIERGMGPLLGTVAGVGTWFSLAFKGALALVGGVPYLVLLLDLPVKPVALTLAVVLIAVNVFGAKQTGQLQVVIVVVMLAALAWFVGGGVTTVDPGQFDDSLSDGISGLLAATGLVFVSYAGVTKVASVAEEIEDPGRNIPLGILGSLTFTTVLYVLIVAVMVGVSPLEDLADSATPMAVAAGESLAGPGVVAVVLAAILALISTANAGILSSSRYPFAMSRDDLAPPRFATVSDRFGTPITAITLTGGVMLALIAFVPILEIAKLASAFQILVFVLINVAVIAFRYADPDEYEPTFESPLYPTIQLFGVVSGLVLLTQMGTVALVGAAVITAGSVGWYWFYARPRIDRSGIAVDTVRQSTGRSAVDRTEDVLESGSDDVLVALTEGTGQDRERQLIRIAADVARERGGGVTVVQFDEVPDQISLGYASATQSPADLQFEEQTDQLSAEFDVPITCGEIVSHDTKHAIVNFAAHEEADVLLMERQPGGLRHQLLGSPVEWILEHAPCDVVLVEDRDFDAVSEVTVLTDRSPFDASKVRIADALAGEFDATVRLVYAVESSASSDLKRTVEEYQTELSDLCSAPVATELVETDGSVSELIDVARGAEFLVVGRSSGRLRPIVGNDLADRLIDATDSPALGVHAHESRRPGLVGRIVERFVF, encoded by the coding sequence ATGACGAAAGACCTCGAGCGAGACCTCGGACTGGCCTCGGTAATGGCCATCAGTATCGGAGCGATGATCGGCAGCGGCATCTTCATCCTGCCCGCGTTAGCGATCAAAATCGCCGGACCCGGCGTCGTGATCGCGTACCTGCTCGCTGGGCTGTTGGTCGTTCCCGCTGCCCTGAGCAAGTCCGAGATGGCGACGGCGATGCCCGAGGCCGGCGGCACCTACATCTACATCGAACGGGGGATGGGACCGCTTCTCGGGACCGTTGCCGGCGTCGGCACGTGGTTCTCGCTGGCGTTCAAGGGCGCGCTGGCGCTGGTCGGTGGCGTCCCCTATCTCGTCTTACTCCTCGATTTGCCGGTCAAACCCGTCGCGTTGACGCTGGCGGTCGTTCTCATCGCGGTCAACGTCTTCGGGGCGAAACAGACCGGACAACTGCAGGTCGTGATCGTCGTCGTCATGCTCGCCGCCCTGGCCTGGTTCGTCGGCGGGGGCGTGACGACGGTCGATCCCGGCCAGTTCGACGACTCGCTCAGCGATGGCATCAGCGGTCTACTGGCCGCGACCGGCCTGGTCTTCGTCTCCTACGCCGGCGTCACCAAGGTCGCGAGCGTCGCCGAGGAGATCGAGGATCCCGGACGGAACATCCCGCTGGGCATCCTCGGCTCCCTGACGTTCACGACGGTCCTCTACGTCCTCATCGTCGCGGTGATGGTCGGCGTCTCCCCGCTCGAGGACCTGGCGGACTCGGCGACCCCGATGGCGGTCGCCGCGGGAGAATCGCTCGCGGGTCCGGGCGTCGTCGCCGTCGTCCTCGCGGCGATCCTCGCGCTGATCAGCACCGCCAACGCCGGCATCCTCTCCTCGTCGCGGTACCCCTTCGCGATGAGTCGCGACGACCTCGCGCCGCCGCGATTCGCGACCGTCAGCGATCGGTTCGGGACACCGATCACCGCGATCACGCTGACCGGCGGCGTCATGCTCGCCCTGATCGCGTTCGTCCCCATCCTCGAGATCGCCAAGCTCGCGAGCGCGTTCCAGATCCTCGTGTTCGTCCTGATCAACGTCGCCGTGATCGCCTTCCGGTACGCCGATCCCGACGAGTACGAGCCGACGTTCGAGTCGCCGCTGTATCCGACCATCCAGCTGTTCGGGGTCGTAAGCGGCCTCGTCTTGCTGACGCAGATGGGAACCGTCGCCCTCGTGGGCGCGGCCGTCATCACCGCCGGCAGCGTCGGCTGGTACTGGTTCTATGCCCGCCCACGGATCGATCGGTCCGGCATCGCCGTCGATACCGTCCGACAGAGTACTGGCCGCTCGGCCGTCGACCGGACCGAGGACGTCCTCGAGTCGGGGTCGGACGATGTCCTCGTGGCGCTCACCGAGGGGACTGGGCAGGACCGCGAACGACAGCTGATCCGCATCGCCGCCGACGTCGCTCGCGAGCGGGGCGGCGGCGTCACGGTCGTGCAGTTCGACGAGGTACCCGACCAGATCTCGCTGGGCTATGCCTCGGCGACGCAGTCGCCGGCCGACCTGCAGTTCGAGGAACAGACGGACCAGCTCTCGGCGGAGTTCGACGTGCCGATCACCTGTGGCGAGATCGTCAGCCACGACACGAAACACGCGATCGTTAATTTCGCGGCCCACGAGGAGGCCGACGTCCTCCTCATGGAGCGCCAGCCCGGCGGGCTCCGGCACCAACTGCTCGGGAGCCCGGTCGAGTGGATCCTCGAACACGCGCCGTGTGACGTCGTCCTCGTCGAGGACCGGGATTTCGACGCCGTCTCCGAGGTAACGGTCCTGACCGACCGGAGCCCGTTCGACGCCTCGAAGGTCAGGATCGCCGACGCGCTCGCAGGTGAGTTCGACGCGACGGTACGGCTCGTCTACGCGGTCGAGTCGTCGGCCTCGTCGGATCTCAAGCGGACCGTCGAGGAGTATCAGACCGAACTGAGCGATCTGTGTTCCGCACCGGTGGCGACCGAACTCGTCGAGACCGACGGCTCCGTCTCGGAACTGATCGACGTCGCGCGCGGCGCCGAGTTCCTCGTCGTCGGCCGGTCGAGCGGCCGACTACGGCCGATCGTCGGGAACGACCTCGCGGATCGGCTCATCGATGCGACCGACTCGCCCGCCCTCGGCGTCCACGCACACGAGTCCCGCCGGCCCGGATTGGTCGGCCGGATCGTCGAGCGGTTCGTCTTCTAA
- the gcvH gene encoding glycine cleavage system protein GcvH, which translates to MSFDVPDDRRYLESHEWALETDGVVRVGISDFAQDELGDVVFVELPDEGDDLDQKAEFGVVESIKAVSDLYAPVGGEVVAINDDLFDAPELVNEDPFGEGWMLEIEPDDPDDLEALLTADEYEEQIA; encoded by the coding sequence ATGAGCTTCGACGTTCCCGACGACAGACGGTATCTGGAATCACACGAGTGGGCGCTCGAGACCGACGGCGTCGTCCGCGTGGGCATCTCGGACTTCGCACAGGACGAACTCGGCGACGTGGTCTTCGTCGAACTCCCCGACGAGGGCGACGACCTCGACCAGAAGGCGGAGTTCGGCGTCGTCGAATCGATCAAGGCCGTCTCCGATCTCTACGCGCCGGTCGGCGGCGAGGTCGTCGCGATCAACGACGACCTCTTCGACGCCCCCGAACTCGTCAACGAGGACCCGTTCGGCGAGGGCTGGATGCTCGAGATCGAACCCGACGATCCCGACGACCTCGAGGCGCTGCTGACCGCCGACGAGTACGAAGAACAGATCGCCTGA
- the gcvT gene encoding glycine cleavage system aminomethyltransferase GcvT yields the protein MPLQTPPLRGLHDEYGAKFTEFGGWDMPVEFESIRTEHAAVREGVGIFDVSHMGQLHVTGPDATELMQRLTSNDVSRLAVGDSQYATITDEDGIIIDDTVVYRLPDEAEEPTYLFVPNAGTDEATHQRWIDYRNEWDLEATVDNRTDEYAMFAVQGPEAVELVDGVTEESVADLARFEARYATIEGVDCWTARTGYTGEDGVELIVPWAAAEEIWTAFDCQPCGLGARDTLRIEAGLLLAGQDFHHDDDPRTPYEAGIGFTVALETEFVGRDALAEIHERGVEERLVGFQLIDRGVPRHGYDITNSEGRVIGTVTSGTMSPTVEQPIGLGYVPVEYAEPGTTLQVVVRGQSKKARVETTPFIDTV from the coding sequence ATGCCGCTTCAGACGCCGCCGTTACGTGGGTTACACGACGAGTACGGGGCGAAGTTCACGGAGTTTGGCGGCTGGGACATGCCGGTCGAGTTCGAGTCGATCCGGACCGAACACGCGGCCGTCCGGGAGGGCGTCGGGATCTTCGACGTCTCACACATGGGCCAACTGCACGTCACCGGCCCGGACGCGACCGAGCTGATGCAACGGCTGACGTCGAACGACGTCTCGCGGCTCGCGGTCGGCGACTCCCAGTACGCGACGATCACCGACGAGGACGGGATCATCATCGACGACACCGTCGTCTACCGGCTACCGGACGAAGCCGAGGAGCCGACCTATCTGTTCGTCCCCAACGCCGGTACCGACGAGGCCACCCACCAGCGCTGGATCGACTACCGTAACGAGTGGGACCTCGAGGCGACCGTCGACAACCGGACCGACGAGTACGCGATGTTCGCGGTTCAGGGACCCGAGGCTGTCGAGTTAGTCGACGGCGTGACCGAGGAGTCGGTCGCCGATCTCGCGCGCTTCGAGGCCCGATACGCGACGATCGAGGGCGTCGACTGCTGGACGGCCCGGACGGGCTACACCGGCGAGGACGGCGTCGAACTGATCGTCCCCTGGGCGGCCGCCGAGGAGATCTGGACCGCCTTCGACTGCCAGCCCTGCGGACTGGGCGCTCGCGACACGCTCCGCATCGAGGCTGGTCTGCTGTTGGCCGGACAGGACTTCCATCACGACGACGACCCCCGGACCCCCTACGAGGCCGGCATCGGCTTCACCGTCGCGCTCGAGACCGAGTTCGTCGGTCGGGACGCCTTAGCTGAGATCCACGAGCGGGGCGTCGAAGAGCGACTGGTCGGCTTCCAGTTGATCGATCGCGGCGTCCCCCGGCACGGCTACGACATCACGAACTCCGAGGGGCGGGTCATCGGCACCGTCACCAGCGGCACGATGAGCCCAACGGTGGAGCAGCCGATCGGACTGGGGTACGTCCCGGTCGAGTACGCCGAGCCGGGGACGACGCTACAGGTGGTCGTCCGTGGCCAGTCGAAAAAAGCAAGAGTTGAAACCACACCCTTCATCGATACAGTATGA
- a CDS encoding aldehyde dehydrogenase family protein, whose amino-acid sequence MSAPTLEPQADWNQLYIDGEWRDATGGETIPVENPAKQEVFTEVPAGTEADVDAAYEAAEAAQSDWAATPRAERNEIVQNLLDELNARFEEVAGLLATEAGTPGYRAMGEFATATGDVEMALELEPPEEEVRPSPSVDDKDNHIVYEPVGVVGVISPWNFPLHLSLRAVAPAIALGNTVVLKPATDTPITGGLLIAKLCEAAGVPDGVVNVVTGRGSEIGDRIANHPTPRVVSFTGSTSVGKGVAEQAGKNLALPALELGGNAPFIVTDDVDLERAARAGAFGSFFHQGQVCISINRHLVHESVYDEYVDLLVDHAESLVIGDPSENEDVTFGPVQNETQRDDLVEFIEGSLEDGATLETGGEADGLFVEPTVLSDCTNDMPTACNEHFGPVAPVIPFSDDDEAIELANDTEYGLSASVFCEDAERARDLADRVEAGMVHINDQPINEDHNAPFGGVKQSGLGRYHGEWITQELTEPKWISVQGEERDYFVFE is encoded by the coding sequence ATGAGTGCGCCGACACTCGAGCCGCAGGCCGATTGGAACCAGCTGTATATCGACGGCGAGTGGCGCGACGCCACCGGCGGCGAGACGATCCCCGTGGAGAACCCGGCGAAACAGGAAGTGTTTACGGAGGTACCGGCGGGGACCGAAGCGGACGTCGACGCCGCCTACGAGGCGGCCGAGGCGGCCCAGTCCGACTGGGCGGCGACCCCTCGAGCGGAGCGCAACGAGATCGTCCAGAACCTGCTGGACGAACTCAACGCGCGCTTCGAGGAGGTCGCTGGCCTGCTCGCGACCGAAGCCGGCACCCCGGGCTATCGCGCTATGGGCGAGTTCGCCACTGCGACCGGCGACGTCGAGATGGCCCTGGAGTTAGAGCCGCCGGAGGAGGAGGTCCGCCCCTCCCCGTCGGTCGACGACAAGGACAACCACATCGTCTACGAGCCGGTCGGCGTCGTCGGCGTCATCTCGCCGTGGAACTTCCCGCTGCATCTCTCCCTGCGGGCTGTTGCGCCCGCGATCGCGCTGGGCAACACCGTCGTCCTGAAGCCGGCAACGGACACGCCGATCACCGGCGGGCTGCTCATCGCGAAACTCTGCGAGGCCGCGGGCGTCCCCGACGGCGTCGTCAACGTCGTCACCGGCCGCGGCTCGGAGATCGGCGACCGAATCGCCAACCACCCGACGCCGCGAGTCGTCTCCTTTACCGGCTCGACGTCCGTCGGTAAGGGCGTCGCCGAGCAGGCCGGCAAGAACCTCGCGCTGCCGGCGCTCGAACTCGGCGGGAACGCCCCCTTCATCGTCACCGACGACGTCGACCTCGAGCGGGCCGCCCGCGCCGGTGCCTTCGGATCCTTCTTCCATCAGGGGCAGGTCTGTATCTCGATCAACCGCCATCTGGTCCACGAGTCGGTCTACGACGAGTACGTCGACCTGCTGGTCGACCACGCCGAGTCGCTCGTCATCGGCGACCCTTCCGAGAACGAGGACGTCACCTTCGGCCCGGTGCAAAACGAGACCCAGCGCGACGACTTAGTCGAGTTCATCGAGGGCTCGCTCGAGGATGGCGCGACCCTCGAGACCGGCGGCGAGGCAGACGGGCTGTTCGTCGAGCCGACGGTGCTGTCGGACTGCACCAACGACATGCCGACGGCCTGTAACGAACACTTCGGGCCGGTCGCGCCGGTCATCCCGTTCTCGGACGACGACGAGGCCATCGAACTGGCGAACGACACCGAGTACGGCCTCTCGGCGTCGGTCTTCTGCGAGGACGCCGAGCGGGCTCGCGACCTCGCCGACCGCGTCGAAGCGGGCATGGTCCACATCAACGACCAGCCGATCAACGAGGACCACAACGCGCCCTTCGGCGGCGTCAAGCAATCCGGCCTCGGGCGCTACCACGGCGAGTGGATCACGCAGGAACTCACCGAACCCAAGTGGATCTCGGTACAGGGCGAGGAGCGCGATTACTTCGTCTTCGAGTAG
- a CDS encoding S8 family serine peptidase translates to MTPNGPPDDTAEPTYDRRSILSGTGAIGLAGLLGSSTVTSATPGRDPGPRTDEIVLGISAGADDVAAEARSAIPGDAEVVHTNETIRYAVVEFPSTAPDRAREQFIDAVTASPAVEYAEPNVTLQSLLEPNDPYYGYQYAPELIGCERAWETTRGSEDVVIAVVDQGIQYDHPALEGTMDERIGRDFLNGDGDPYPSSGGDHGTHVGGIAAGGTDDGTGHAGISDCSLLSLRALDADGVGSLSDIADAIQWAADADADVVTLSLGVDGSYRTLTAACEYAADRGVLLVAAAGNDGSDRVYSPAAEDSVVAVSAVDSDDSIASFSNTGPEIELAAPGSRIVSSTTGGDYGRMSGTSMATPVVAGVAGLALSAHPDLSRSQLRDHLRETAVDVGLADDQQGYGRVDAAAAVETDPFGDDGDGGNEDESESDTGDCGDETVTASASGSLDGSGWWGESKRYGYSLRTDDPCSITIALEGPSRGDFDLYVTTDGSSPTRWSHDEAAAGSGTSPSLTLDLEGDESFGLQVHANSGSGAYTLQVEERGR, encoded by the coding sequence ATGACACCGAACGGTCCCCCGGACGACACCGCAGAGCCGACCTACGACCGCCGGTCGATCCTGTCCGGCACCGGCGCGATCGGGCTCGCCGGCCTGCTTGGCTCGAGTACCGTCACGAGCGCGACGCCGGGTCGCGATCCCGGACCGCGGACGGACGAGATCGTCCTCGGCATCTCGGCGGGTGCCGACGACGTCGCCGCCGAGGCACGAAGCGCCATCCCCGGCGACGCCGAGGTGGTCCATACCAACGAGACGATCCGCTACGCCGTCGTCGAGTTCCCGTCTACGGCCCCCGACCGTGCCCGCGAGCAGTTCATCGACGCGGTCACTGCCTCGCCGGCGGTCGAGTACGCCGAACCCAACGTGACGCTTCAGTCGCTGCTCGAGCCCAACGACCCTTACTACGGCTACCAGTATGCCCCCGAACTGATCGGCTGCGAGCGGGCCTGGGAGACGACTCGCGGAAGCGAAGACGTCGTCATCGCGGTCGTCGATCAGGGGATCCAGTACGACCACCCGGCGCTCGAGGGCACCATGGACGAGCGGATCGGCCGGGACTTCCTGAACGGCGACGGCGATCCCTACCCCAGCAGCGGCGGGGACCACGGTACCCACGTCGGTGGCATCGCCGCCGGCGGGACCGACGACGGCACCGGCCACGCGGGGATCAGCGACTGCTCTCTCCTGTCGCTCCGGGCACTCGACGCGGACGGCGTCGGCTCGCTGTCGGATATCGCGGACGCGATCCAGTGGGCCGCCGACGCCGACGCGGACGTCGTCACCCTCTCGCTGGGCGTCGACGGCTCCTACCGAACCCTGACTGCGGCCTGTGAGTACGCGGCCGACCGGGGCGTCCTGCTCGTCGCTGCCGCCGGCAACGACGGCAGCGACCGGGTCTACTCGCCGGCCGCCGAGGACAGCGTCGTCGCCGTCTCGGCCGTCGACAGCGACGACTCGATCGCCTCTTTCTCCAACACCGGCCCCGAAATCGAACTGGCCGCCCCGGGCAGCCGCATCGTCTCGAGTACGACCGGTGGCGACTACGGCCGGATGTCCGGCACGTCGATGGCGACCCCAGTCGTCGCCGGCGTCGCCGGCCTCGCGCTGTCGGCCCATCCCGACCTCTCGCGATCACAACTCCGCGATCATCTCCGCGAGACGGCCGTCGATGTCGGCCTCGCGGACGACCAGCAGGGGTACGGTCGGGTCGACGCGGCCGCCGCCGTCGAAACGGACCCCTTCGGGGACGACGGCGACGGTGGCAACGAGGACGAGTCCGAATCCGACACCGGCGACTGCGGCGACGAGACGGTTACCGCGAGCGCGAGCGGCTCCCTCGACGGCAGCGGCTGGTGGGGGGAGAGCAAACGGTACGGCTACTCGCTTCGCACCGACGACCCCTGCTCGATCACGATCGCGCTCGAGGGCCCCTCGAGGGGCGATTTCGACCTCTACGTGACTACCGACGGCAGTAGCCCCACCAGATGGAGCCACGACGAAGCGGCCGCGGGCTCGGGCACGAGCCCGTCGCTCACGCTCGATCTCGAGGGCGACGAGTCGTTCGGGCTGCAGGTCCACGCAAATAGCGGCAGCGGGGCGTACACGCTGCAGGTGGAAGAACGGGGTCGATAG